From the Pseudomonas sp. SORT22 genome, one window contains:
- a CDS encoding AAA family ATPase, producing the protein MLTTLAVANYRSINHLVLPLARLNVITGPNGSGKSNLYKALRLLAETAQGGVVNALAVEGGLESTFWAGPEQINRRMNNGEVAIQGGPRQHARRLRLGFGDEEFGYAIGLGLPEPSRSSFALDPQIKRESIWAGPLYRPASLLVDRQGPMVKVREGRQWEVQAQHTPSFDSLFDQVGNLRSSPEVLLLRERIRGWRFYDHFRTDRDAPARRRQLGTRTPVLHHDGRDLAAALQTIIEIGDPQALQATIADAFPGARLEIDAVPGGAFGVLFYQEGLLRPLSAAELSDGTLRYLLLVAALLTPRPPTMMVLNEPETSLHPDLLPALARLIVRASEQCQVWVVSHARRLVAALEQDASCNSIELEKVLGQTRVAGQGMLDEPAWHWPE; encoded by the coding sequence ATGCTGACCACCCTGGCTGTCGCCAACTACCGCTCGATCAATCACCTGGTGCTGCCACTGGCACGCCTTAACGTCATCACCGGGCCCAACGGCAGCGGCAAGTCCAACCTGTACAAGGCCCTGCGCCTGCTCGCCGAAACGGCGCAAGGCGGTGTGGTCAACGCCCTGGCGGTGGAGGGCGGGCTGGAGTCGACGTTCTGGGCCGGCCCCGAGCAGATCAACCGGCGCATGAACAACGGCGAAGTCGCCATCCAGGGCGGCCCGCGCCAGCATGCACGGCGCTTGCGCCTGGGCTTTGGCGACGAAGAATTCGGCTACGCCATCGGTCTCGGCCTGCCGGAGCCAAGCAGGTCATCTTTCGCCCTCGACCCGCAGATCAAGCGCGAAAGCATCTGGGCAGGTCCGTTGTACCGCCCGGCCAGCCTGCTGGTGGACCGCCAGGGGCCGATGGTCAAGGTCCGTGAAGGCCGCCAATGGGAGGTGCAGGCGCAGCACACGCCGAGCTTCGACAGCCTGTTCGACCAGGTCGGCAACCTGCGCTCCTCACCGGAGGTGTTGCTGCTGCGCGAGCGCATCCGTGGCTGGCGCTTCTACGATCACTTTCGCACCGACCGTGATGCCCCGGCCCGCCGCCGGCAACTGGGTACGCGCACGCCGGTACTGCACCACGACGGCCGCGACCTGGCCGCCGCGCTGCAGACCATCATCGAGATCGGCGACCCGCAGGCCTTGCAGGCAACCATCGCCGATGCCTTCCCGGGCGCACGCCTGGAGATCGATGCAGTGCCGGGTGGGGCGTTCGGGGTGTTGTTCTATCAGGAAGGTTTGTTGCGACCGCTGAGCGCCGCCGAGCTATCGGACGGGACCTTGCGCTACCTGCTGCTGGTCGCCGCGCTGCTGACGCCAAGGCCGCCGACCATGATGGTGCTGAACGAGCCGGAAACCAGCTTGCACCCGGATTTGCTGCCAGCGTTGGCGCGCTTGATCGTTCGTGCCTCGGAGCAGTGTCAGGTGTGGGTGGTGTCGCATGCACGAAGATTGGTGGCCGCGTTGGAACAGGATGCGAGCTGCAATTCGATCGAGCTGGAGAAGGTGCTGGGGCAGACCCGCGTAGCCGGTCAGGGGATGCTCGATGAGCCGGCCTGGCACTGGCCGGAGTGA